From a region of the Bacillota bacterium genome:
- a CDS encoding copper amine oxidase N-terminal domain-containing protein, with translation MKRRNFLIVVLALSVALCGALPAFAGVKADLSVNGDQVNNFNVLLEEGYSMVSVDAFARFAGVDVNLTANNTLQITEQDKTLELTVGKQDALLDNEPVTLPYAPVKSEGKVFVPLRYTAETFGFDVDWDNAQSMVVLNRSETRDGMTPSELLVKSNKVTQEVNTYSMDGTMDMQMKIKADGKEIKEVPQNIKMEMSGQIKSEPMEFYFNQKITPIGQGEVPEMTTETYMTTEKMYIKAPGQDEWIVQDMPFPAEFWREQQDIQSDPIKAAAQMKEMGMLLNFGSDTQIDGEDYYVVNATLDMSKFQEGYQKMMQQVVQGMNLEDDPQEMNQQMQKLIENMNIDYYYQAYINKDTLFNDIVKYDAKMDLNINSAELRMEEKSDAPKEMNMHYDMQGEFKIFGLGETFTAPDVSKAKDLKTVEEPVSQ, from the coding sequence TTGAAGAGGAGAAATTTTTTAATTGTTGTATTAGCATTATCGGTGGCGTTGTGTGGAGCATTACCTGCTTTTGCAGGCGTAAAAGCAGACCTTAGTGTGAACGGCGATCAAGTAAATAATTTTAATGTACTGTTAGAAGAAGGATACAGCATGGTATCTGTGGATGCTTTTGCACGGTTTGCAGGTGTCGATGTCAATTTGACCGCTAACAATACTTTGCAGATTACAGAACAAGATAAAACTTTAGAATTAACTGTGGGTAAACAAGATGCTTTGCTGGATAATGAACCAGTAACTCTTCCTTATGCACCGGTTAAATCAGAAGGCAAAGTTTTTGTTCCGCTGCGTTATACCGCTGAGACATTTGGTTTTGATGTGGATTGGGATAATGCGCAAAGTATGGTAGTGTTGAACCGCAGTGAAACCAGGGACGGCATGACTCCTTCCGAGCTTTTGGTCAAATCTAATAAAGTGACCCAGGAAGTCAACACTTATTCCATGGATGGCACTATGGATATGCAGATGAAGATCAAGGCAGACGGTAAGGAAATCAAAGAAGTTCCGCAAAACATAAAAATGGAGATGTCAGGTCAAATCAAAAGTGAACCAATGGAGTTTTATTTTAACCAAAAAATTACTCCAATTGGCCAAGGTGAAGTTCCCGAAATGACAACAGAAACATATATGACTACTGAAAAAATGTATATAAAAGCACCCGGGCAGGACGAATGGATAGTTCAGGATATGCCCTTCCCGGCTGAATTTTGGCGCGAGCAGCAAGACATTCAGTCCGATCCCATCAAGGCCGCTGCTCAAATGAAAGAAATGGGGATGCTGCTTAACTTTGGCAGTGACACTCAAATTGATGGTGAAGATTATTACGTGGTTAACGCTACTCTGGATATGAGTAAGTTCCAGGAGGGTTACCAGAAGATGATGCAGCAAGTGGTGCAGGGTATGAACCTTGAGGATGATCCACAGGAAATGAACCAGCAGATGCAGAAGTTAATTGAAAATATGAATATTGATTACTATTACCAGGCTTATATCAATAAAGATACACTGTTTAATGACATCGTTAAGTATGACGCTAAAATGGACCTTAATATAAATAGTGCAGAATTGCGTATGGAAGAAAAGTCTGACGCTCCTAAAGAAATGAATATGCACTATGATATGCAGGGTGAGTTTAAAATCTTCGGACTGGGCGAGACTTTTACGGCCCCGGATGTAAGTAAAGCCAAAGATTTAAAAACAGTAGAAGAACCGGTAAGTCAATAA
- a CDS encoding DUF4367 domain-containing protein, with protein sequence MKCPDTGTWQAYLDGELTKEERISLQEHSQNCPECTDTLDELSNLERWSTASLTAYRSATDKMPVEHTTVQKANTENNKIKVKSKGATWMKKGFKRWAAVAASITLLTAALTMTPVQQAVANFLSIFRVQQIEVIQLNPDDMRQMANDIQSKVGEVDLQQFGKVDIEQKPEQQRIPLDEMAAKVPFEFKQPAVIPDGFMPEQLASLISEGKSEFQLNVEQVNSLLKSLGSPTLLPASLDGKAFSVSTPAIAQVRYVHQDGKESFSYSQFESPEIIAPSGVDANALRAALLDLPILPDDLRTQLASIEDWQHTMVLPSAQESEEIKINGNKAILSMGTSDYTNLIWIDGDVIYQMSGNLDRDNILQIANSLYQSN encoded by the coding sequence ATGAAGTGTCCGGATACCGGCACGTGGCAGGCATATTTAGACGGAGAGCTTACGAAAGAGGAAAGAATTTCACTTCAGGAGCATTCCCAAAATTGTCCGGAGTGCACTGATACACTCGATGAATTATCTAACCTGGAGAGATGGTCAACCGCGAGCCTGACAGCTTATCGCTCCGCTACAGATAAAATGCCAGTAGAACATACTACCGTGCAAAAAGCTAATACAGAAAACAATAAAATCAAGGTGAAATCGAAAGGAGCAACTTGGATGAAGAAAGGATTTAAACGGTGGGCAGCTGTGGCTGCTTCCATAACCCTGTTAACAGCAGCACTTACTATGACCCCGGTACAGCAAGCAGTGGCTAACTTTCTATCCATTTTTCGGGTACAGCAGATTGAGGTAATCCAATTAAACCCCGATGATATGCGGCAAATGGCCAATGATATACAGTCCAAAGTAGGAGAAGTAGACTTGCAGCAGTTTGGCAAAGTTGATATTGAGCAGAAACCTGAGCAGCAACGCATACCCCTGGATGAAATGGCAGCTAAAGTACCCTTTGAGTTCAAACAACCGGCAGTCATTCCGGATGGTTTTATGCCCGAACAATTGGCCTCATTGATCAGCGAAGGCAAATCGGAATTCCAACTTAACGTGGAACAGGTGAATTCCCTGCTCAAATCTCTGGGTTCCCCAACACTTTTACCTGCATCCCTGGATGGTAAGGCCTTCAGCGTCAGCACACCTGCCATTGCACAGGTAAGATACGTGCATCAAGACGGCAAAGAAAGCTTTAGCTATAGCCAATTTGAAAGCCCGGAAATTATCGCACCGTCAGGAGTTGACGCCAACGCCCTAAGAGCAGCCCTTTTGGACCTTCCCATTTTACCTGACGATCTGCGCACTCAGCTGGCGAGCATTGAGGATTGGCAGCATACTATGGTACTCCCCTCTGCCCAGGAGTCAGAGGAAATAAAGATAAATGGCAATAAGGCAATACTTTCCATGGGTACAAGCGACTATACCAACCTTATCTGGATTGACGGTGATGTTATCTACCAGATGAGCGGAAATCTTGACCGTGATAATATCCTGCAAATCGCAAATTCTTTATACCAGTCTAACTAA
- a CDS encoding GntR family transcriptional regulator produces the protein MIINLSPQNPAPLYQQIVEQIKAKIIAGELKDHEPLPSIRQLAKEVTTSVITTKRAYEELEREGFIYTRAGMGSFVSTLDKEAQKKEALGKLTTRIQSALEDAMSLGVTPNEAAKAFQKVLNLMGGK, from the coding sequence ATGATTATTAACTTGTCGCCGCAAAATCCTGCACCGCTTTACCAGCAGATAGTAGAGCAAATTAAGGCTAAAATCATTGCAGGGGAATTAAAGGACCATGAACCGTTACCTTCTATTCGTCAGCTGGCCAAGGAGGTGACTACTAGCGTGATTACCACAAAACGGGCATATGAAGAATTGGAGCGGGAAGGGTTCATCTACACCCGGGCCGGTATGGGTAGTTTTGTTTCTACCTTGGATAAAGAAGCGCAGAAAAAAGAGGCACTGGGTAAATTAACCACTCGCATACAGAGTGCTTTGGAAGATGCAATGTCGTTAGGAGTTACCCCAAATGAAGCGGCAAAGGCTTTTCAAAAAGTTTTAAACTTAATGGGAGGCAAGTAA
- a CDS encoding phosphotransacetylase family protein — MKSLFLMGTPDSGKTAVALGLALKFQELGYKVGYFKPVDNGRRSISGKIPGGDAVLMKSVLSLEASVGQMNPVKAGPDYLNRFDRAEDNLKEIKLIFEEVSNGCDIVLVEGAVFPHALAAVGLDSVTLARELGCQVLTTVKAEDDNTLDLAVFYNRYLAGMQIPCLGTVFSNVPRQMVSKVEGVFSPVLEKAGFKTAGVIPSHPEISFPTVREYQEILGGEVLVGNENQANMDQFVEDIVIGAMNMESALSYLRRAANKAVVMGGDRADLALAALETQTSALILTGGLYPDVKILASAEEKGVPVILTHQDTFTVVELLGRAFRHLKPGDTAGINIARENVDKYCNWQSLVDVLEL; from the coding sequence ATGAAAAGCCTTTTTTTGATGGGTACTCCCGACAGTGGAAAAACGGCGGTGGCACTAGGCCTGGCCTTAAAATTTCAAGAGTTGGGGTATAAAGTGGGATATTTTAAGCCGGTTGATAACGGCCGCAGGTCCATCTCGGGAAAGATCCCCGGGGGGGATGCGGTGTTAATGAAAAGTGTGCTGTCCCTTGAAGCCTCTGTGGGGCAAATGAATCCGGTTAAAGCCGGCCCTGACTATTTAAATAGGTTTGACCGTGCGGAAGACAATCTAAAGGAAATTAAACTAATTTTTGAGGAAGTTTCTAATGGCTGCGATATAGTGTTGGTAGAGGGTGCGGTCTTCCCACATGCACTTGCCGCTGTTGGGCTTGATTCTGTAACTCTTGCCCGTGAGCTGGGGTGTCAGGTGTTAACCACTGTAAAAGCAGAAGACGACAATACTTTGGACTTAGCGGTATTTTATAACCGCTACTTGGCAGGTATGCAGATACCCTGCCTGGGAACTGTTTTTAGTAATGTGCCCAGGCAAATGGTGTCTAAAGTTGAAGGTGTATTTAGTCCTGTACTGGAAAAGGCGGGATTTAAAACTGCCGGTGTAATTCCCAGTCACCCGGAGATATCCTTCCCTACTGTCAGGGAATACCAAGAGATATTGGGTGGAGAAGTACTGGTAGGCAACGAAAATCAAGCAAACATGGACCAATTTGTAGAAGATATAGTGATAGGTGCTATGAATATGGAAAGTGCATTATCCTACCTGCGCCGGGCCGCAAATAAGGCTGTAGTCATGGGAGGAGATAGGGCTGATCTTGCCCTGGCGGCACTTGAAACCCAGACTTCAGCATTGATACTGACGGGTGGTTTGTATCCTGATGTGAAAATCTTAGCCAGTGCCGAGGAAAAAGGGGTGCCGGTTATACTCACTCACCAGGATACATTTACAGTTGTAGAATTGCTCGGGAGGGCATTTAGGCATCTTAAGCCCGGTGACACAGCGGGGATAAATATTGCCAGGGAAAATGTCGATAAGTATTGCAACTGGCAGTCACTGGTGGATGTTTTGGAACTTTAG
- a CDS encoding ABC-2 transporter permease has product MWKIALTLAWQLAWKDLYLQKKKLLWLMVTAGLIISILVSVNDIGFLPAILIFVFIGTYSFTIQTCFYEDKNNSLSFVRALPVSTVQIVAGRFLALAVVTVCALLIGCLALLAFQLVNPSALYWFRIGAYGVFAGLANLCFNCLVVFIYYRWGYARMQYVYAVTFMTLFFGGMTVGTLFPSLPEVIAGISPLHILASAVMAAIAVMFFLWNASVNALNKLDLT; this is encoded by the coding sequence ATGTGGAAAATAGCATTGACACTAGCATGGCAACTGGCATGGAAGGACCTTTATTTACAAAAGAAAAAACTCTTATGGCTAATGGTTACAGCGGGTTTAATAATCAGTATACTTGTTTCGGTTAACGATATAGGTTTTCTACCGGCAATACTTATCTTTGTCTTTATTGGAACCTATAGTTTCACCATTCAGACCTGCTTTTACGAGGATAAAAACAATAGTCTATCCTTTGTGCGTGCCCTCCCTGTTTCAACGGTGCAAATTGTGGCCGGGAGATTTCTAGCCCTGGCAGTAGTAACGGTGTGTGCTCTCTTGATCGGTTGCTTAGCTTTATTAGCTTTTCAGCTTGTAAATCCATCGGCACTCTATTGGTTTAGAATTGGGGCTTATGGTGTATTTGCCGGTTTAGCGAATTTGTGTTTTAACTGTCTAGTGGTCTTTATTTATTACCGTTGGGGGTATGCCAGAATGCAGTATGTATATGCGGTAACTTTCATGACTTTATTCTTTGGCGGCATGACCGTAGGTACTCTTTTCCCAAGTTTGCCGGAAGTAATAGCAGGTATCTCACCCCTCCACATTCTAGCGTCCGCCGTGATGGCTGCCATTGCAGTAATGTTTTTTCTCTGGAACGCTTCAGTGAATGCATTGAACAAATTAGATTTAACATAG
- a CDS encoding ABC transporter ATP-binding protein — MLAIETHELTMTYQGIGGCQGISLAVPQGSIFGLLGPNGAGKSTLVKMLVGLLHPTSGQAKILGKPIGDVTARKRVGFLPENFAYHDWLTGKDLLRFHASLYGISRSEAGNRIPQVLKRIGLKDQREKKIGDYSKGMQQRIGLGCALVADPDVLFLDEPTSALDPIGRKEVRDLLAALKAEGKTVFINSHLLSELETVCDQIAIIKESRLIFQGDWREIVNKGARVKVITGKQPLLQKIKDSGEFNLISHRDLSSKGESISKLQELIFTCPAGNSIPLLVEHLVQKGFQIHEVTPITDSLETMFFQYISNSTE; from the coding sequence ATGCTGGCAATTGAAACGCACGAATTAACAATGACATATCAGGGTATTGGGGGCTGCCAGGGGATTTCCCTGGCAGTTCCCCAAGGTTCCATTTTCGGCCTGCTTGGCCCTAACGGTGCAGGCAAAAGTACACTGGTAAAAATGCTGGTAGGCTTACTGCATCCCACTTCGGGACAGGCAAAAATATTGGGTAAGCCCATAGGCGACGTAACTGCCCGAAAACGTGTGGGTTTTCTCCCGGAAAACTTTGCTTACCATGACTGGCTGACAGGTAAGGACCTTCTACGGTTCCATGCCTCGCTTTACGGCATAAGCAGGTCTGAAGCCGGAAATAGAATTCCACAAGTACTAAAGAGGATAGGGCTTAAGGATCAGAGGGAAAAAAAGATAGGTGATTACAGCAAGGGTATGCAGCAGAGAATTGGACTCGGGTGTGCCCTAGTGGCAGACCCGGACGTTCTGTTTCTGGATGAACCAACTTCCGCTCTCGACCCCATCGGCAGAAAGGAAGTCCGGGATCTCTTAGCAGCATTGAAGGCCGAGGGAAAAACTGTCTTTATAAACAGCCATTTATTGAGTGAGCTGGAGACAGTCTGTGACCAAATTGCCATTATCAAGGAAAGTCGTTTAATTTTTCAGGGTGATTGGCGGGAAATTGTTAATAAGGGAGCCCGTGTAAAAGTGATTACCGGCAAACAACCACTACTCCAGAAAATTAAAGATAGCGGTGAATTTAATTTGATATCTCACCGTGACCTTTCCAGTAAAGGTGAAAGCATTTCCAAGCTGCAGGAATTAATATTTACCTGCCCGGCCGGGAACAGTATTCCACTGTTGGTGGAGCATTTAGTGCAAAAGGGCTTTCAGATACACGAGGTAACACCCATTACTGATTCATTGGAAACTATGTTTTTCCAGTATATATCAAACAGCACCGAGTAA
- a CDS encoding stage II sporulation protein M encodes MNLSKRREILNKIILVFILVFIALCFIFTIIGNSFPSITSKVLIAAEEGFSGFVGLDPVQLAIAIFQKNLISSLVVAFISCYLFGIPIFVFMLVNTALIGALLAEHPNFIVGLLPHGIIEIPAVCIALALGWHIWRRKEKTWLKIKRRDVIFFMKTVVPLLIIAAVVEVYVTPHIISRYIILP; translated from the coding sequence ATCAATTTAAGTAAGAGGAGAGAAATTTTGAACAAAATAATTCTGGTTTTTATATTGGTTTTTATCGCACTGTGTTTTATTTTTACCATAATTGGTAATTCATTTCCCAGCATAACCTCAAAGGTTTTAATTGCCGCCGAGGAAGGTTTTTCCGGGTTTGTGGGCTTAGATCCCGTTCAACTGGCCATCGCCATTTTTCAGAAAAATCTAATCTCCAGCTTGGTGGTGGCCTTTATTTCCTGTTACCTTTTTGGTATACCCATTTTTGTATTTATGTTAGTTAATACAGCCTTGATAGGGGCTTTGCTGGCTGAACACCCTAATTTTATCGTTGGCCTACTCCCGCACGGGATTATTGAGATCCCTGCTGTTTGTATTGCTTTGGCTTTGGGTTGGCATATCTGGAGGCGCAAAGAAAAAACATGGCTTAAGATAAAAAGACGGGATGTAATATTCTTCATGAAAACCGTAGTTCCGCTCTTAATAATTGCCGCCGTAGTGGAAGTATACGTAACACCCCACATTATTTCTCGTTATATCATTTTACCCTAA
- a CDS encoding Glu/Leu/Phe/Val dehydrogenase, with the protein MVIQIAARGKANELLSATMRQIEFAAEKIGLESGVLKILSNPKRTLIVSIPVRMDDDTTEVFEGYRVQHNLSLGPAKGGIRFHPSVNMEEVIALAMLMTYKCAVVNIPYGGAKGGVICNPKELSLRELERLTRRFTSEISIIIGPEKDIPAPDVYTNPQIMAWIMDTFSMQHGFSIPAVVTGKPIEIGGSEGRNEATGLGVVYSIEEAASKMHLDLSGATTVIQGFGNVGSVAAAALSELGCKIIAVSDSKGCIYNEKGLNVAALKAHKEQTGSVIKYPDTNIITNDDLLALKCDILVMAALENQITGENASRVNARLVAEGANGPTTYDGDQVLNQKGITVIPDILANAGGVVVSYFEWVQGIQHFFWTETEVKKQLRRRMNTSFNHVFETSSSYGVSMRTAAYMLALNRVSTAMNIRGLYP; encoded by the coding sequence ATGGTGATACAGATTGCAGCGAGGGGAAAGGCAAATGAACTTTTGTCAGCAACAATGCGGCAGATTGAATTTGCCGCAGAGAAGATAGGGTTAGAATCGGGTGTATTAAAGATTTTAAGTAATCCCAAACGCACTCTTATTGTTTCCATTCCAGTTCGCATGGATGACGACACCACCGAGGTTTTTGAAGGGTACCGGGTTCAGCACAATCTCTCACTTGGTCCTGCTAAGGGGGGAATACGTTTTCATCCTTCAGTCAATATGGAGGAAGTTATCGCCCTGGCCATGCTGATGACTTATAAGTGTGCAGTGGTAAACATACCTTACGGGGGCGCGAAGGGCGGCGTAATTTGCAATCCCAAAGAACTCTCGCTAAGGGAACTGGAGCGTCTCACCCGCCGCTTTACAAGCGAAATAAGTATCATTATTGGGCCGGAGAAGGATATTCCAGCACCCGATGTGTATACAAACCCGCAGATAATGGCCTGGATTATGGATACCTTCAGTATGCAGCATGGTTTTTCCATACCGGCGGTGGTAACGGGTAAGCCCATAGAAATCGGCGGTTCAGAAGGGCGCAACGAGGCCACAGGCCTGGGGGTTGTGTACAGCATAGAAGAGGCTGCGTCCAAGATGCACTTGGATTTATCCGGGGCAACTACAGTGATCCAAGGCTTTGGTAACGTGGGCTCAGTTGCCGCCGCAGCCTTAAGTGAACTAGGGTGTAAAATAATAGCGGTAAGTGATTCTAAGGGCTGCATCTACAATGAAAAAGGCTTGAATGTTGCAGCGTTAAAGGCACACAAAGAACAAACGGGCAGTGTTATCAAATATCCCGATACCAATATTATTACCAATGATGATCTCCTGGCACTAAAATGCGATATACTTGTTATGGCGGCGCTGGAGAATCAAATAACAGGGGAAAACGCTTCCAGAGTCAATGCCAGATTGGTGGCTGAAGGTGCTAACGGACCGACTACTTATGACGGGGACCAAGTTTTAAACCAGAAAGGAATAACGGTAATACCGGACATCCTTGCCAACGCGGGAGGTGTGGTTGTTTCATATTTTGAATGGGTGCAAGGTATACAGCACTTTTTCTGGACGGAAACTGAAGTTAAGAAGCAGCTACGGCGGCGGATGAATACCAGTTTCAACCATGTGTTTGAGACCAGTTCAAGTTATGGTGTCAGTATGCGTACTGCCGCCTACATGTTGGCTTTAAACCGGGTTTCTACGGCCATGAATATACGTGGGCTATACCCTTAA
- the arsM gene encoding arsenite methyltransferase, with protein MDKDIREVVKLKYAEAITQKTGCCSGNSGCCSPGSSDAMDMITGNLYGQNEVEGLPGDMVATSFGCGNPTALAELRDGETVLDLGSGAGLDVLLSARRVGPSGKAYGLDMTVEMLDEARANQAKAGINNVEFLQGHIEDIPLPENTVDVIISNCVINLSGNKDQVMKEAFRVLKPGGRFAVSDIVLKKPLPEKAQEDLVAWTGCIAGAMLEQEYTEKLAQAGFTNVEVETTRVYNFSDQDVQQMLPSLSKDDLQELNGAAVSAFIRAMKPSAD; from the coding sequence ATGGACAAAGATATTAGAGAAGTGGTCAAACTTAAATATGCCGAAGCGATAACCCAAAAAACGGGCTGCTGTTCCGGCAATAGTGGATGCTGTTCTCCAGGCAGCTCAGATGCCATGGATATGATCACCGGAAACCTTTACGGGCAAAATGAAGTAGAAGGTCTTCCCGGAGACATGGTTGCCACATCTTTTGGCTGCGGAAACCCCACAGCTCTGGCTGAATTGCGCGATGGCGAAACGGTACTGGATTTGGGTAGCGGTGCAGGTCTGGATGTGCTTCTTTCCGCCCGCAGAGTAGGTCCGTCGGGAAAGGCGTATGGACTGGATATGACTGTCGAGATGTTGGATGAGGCCAGAGCCAACCAGGCTAAGGCTGGTATTAATAACGTTGAATTTTTGCAAGGGCATATTGAGGATATACCCCTGCCCGAAAATACGGTTGATGTAATCATTTCCAACTGTGTCATCAACTTATCCGGCAACAAAGACCAAGTCATGAAGGAAGCTTTCCGGGTTCTTAAGCCGGGCGGTAGATTTGCCGTATCTGATATTGTATTAAAAAAGCCACTGCCGGAAAAAGCGCAAGAAGACCTGGTAGCCTGGACAGGGTGTATTGCCGGTGCGATGCTGGAGCAAGAGTATACGGAAAAACTGGCCCAGGCGGGTTTTACTAACGTAGAAGTAGAAACAACGCGGGTCTATAATTTTAGCGACCAGGATGTGCAGCAAATGCTGCCCAGTCTTTCTAAAGACGATCTACAGGAACTGAATGGGGCTGCGGTAAGCGCTTTTATCAGAGCTATGAAGCCGTCAGCAGATTAA
- a CDS encoding ABC transporter ATP-binding protein, translated as MEMEKALIFKNVSKKFTDFEVQIDSFELVRGSIMGLVGPNGAGKSTMIKMIMNLVHPDSGNISVLGRDYLKQEQQVKNLVGYVPEDCRIYEEVTANWVGQFVSHYYKTWDHDYFRALLQKFGLSGNKKVKQLSKGNKMKLSLSLALAHKPELLLLDEPTSGLDPVVRYDLLQELLEVIQDESRTVLLSSHIIGDIEKVADYVGFLRQGKLVLYNDKESILEKYKRVQLKLASTVLIETIRDYFIQYSNEGAYFQGVTGEYSEELLQELQRRGVEDIKVLPLTLEEIMIVLSREGV; from the coding sequence ATGGAGATGGAAAAAGCACTGATATTTAAGAATGTGAGTAAAAAGTTTACCGACTTTGAGGTTCAAATAGATTCCTTTGAATTGGTCAGGGGCAGCATCATGGGACTGGTGGGGCCGAACGGTGCCGGTAAAAGTACCATGATTAAAATGATAATGAATCTGGTACACCCCGATAGCGGCAACATTTCGGTTTTAGGGCGGGATTACCTGAAACAGGAACAGCAAGTTAAAAATCTGGTAGGATATGTTCCAGAGGATTGCCGTATATATGAGGAAGTAACCGCTAACTGGGTGGGACAGTTTGTTTCGCACTATTATAAGACATGGGATCATGATTATTTTCGGGCACTGCTGCAAAAGTTTGGGCTATCCGGTAATAAAAAAGTAAAGCAGCTATCCAAAGGCAACAAAATGAAGCTCTCCCTCTCCCTTGCCCTTGCCCACAAACCGGAGTTGCTTTTATTGGATGAACCCACTTCCGGTCTGGACCCCGTGGTGCGGTACGATTTGTTGCAGGAGTTACTGGAGGTGATTCAGGATGAATCCCGTACTGTTTTGCTCTCTTCACATATAATTGGGGATATCGAAAAGGTCGCAGACTACGTTGGTTTTTTGCGCCAGGGCAAATTAGTTCTTTATAACGACAAAGAAAGCATTTTAGAGAAATATAAGCGGGTTCAACTTAAGTTAGCCAGTACCGTTTTAATAGAAACTATTAGAGATTACTTTATTCAATATAGCAATGAGGGTGCCTACTTTCAGGGAGTCACCGGCGAATACAGCGAGGAGTTGCTGCAAGAGCTTCAAAGGCGGGGCGTTGAAGATATTAAGGTGTTACCTCTTACCCTGGAAGAGATTATGATTGTACTTTCCAGGGAGGGTGTTTGA
- a CDS encoding winged helix-turn-helix transcriptional regulator: MINSVRIARALSDPIRYKILLMLAHTEEGCCPVSDKDEQRTGLCNCELVAELGLIQSRISYHMKELVEAGLVLEEPRGKWRYYFLNTKTLQKYIIQINKDFALMTE, translated from the coding sequence ATGATTAATAGTGTAAGAATTGCCAGAGCATTAAGTGATCCTATTCGCTATAAAATTCTATTAATGCTAGCCCACACTGAAGAGGGATGCTGCCCCGTATCCGATAAGGATGAGCAGAGGACCGGTTTATGTAATTGTGAGTTGGTGGCTGAATTGGGCTTAATTCAATCCCGTATTTCCTACCATATGAAAGAGCTTGTGGAAGCAGGCCTGGTATTGGAAGAACCCCGGGGCAAGTGGAGATATTATTTTCTTAACACCAAAACCCTGCAAAAATATATCATACAGATAAATAAAGATTTTGCTCTAATGACTGAGTAA
- a CDS encoding ABC transporter permease, with translation MLNIARLTFMEVSRKKIFMVTIVLSLIFLLLYGVTLERAAEDMARMKDMGGQQMVIQQVIGSQLLGLGLYFASMLLALLSLMASVGSVASEVESGLLHAIVSKPIKRSDIILGKYFGYGLMLSSYALVLFSGVMAINYAYNANVLSLLTKPLLVYGALLFALQPMILLGVAMVFSTLTRTLTAGIISFTLYGLGMVGGFLEQIGGMISKSSLITIGIVTSLVIPSDALFRKVVSIINGNQENPFSALAAAPFGVTVPPSNAMLVYTGIYICGCILLSIYNFKKRDL, from the coding sequence TTGCTTAATATAGCTAGATTAACATTCATGGAAGTATCGAGAAAGAAAATATTTATGGTAACCATTGTGCTCTCATTGATTTTCCTTTTACTCTACGGAGTTACCTTAGAGCGCGCAGCTGAAGATATGGCACGTATGAAGGATATGGGTGGGCAGCAGATGGTTATCCAGCAAGTTATAGGAAGTCAGTTACTAGGTTTGGGCCTTTATTTTGCCTCCATGCTTTTGGCACTGCTGTCTCTGATGGCCAGTGTAGGCTCGGTGGCTTCGGAAGTTGAAAGTGGCCTATTACACGCTATAGTTTCTAAACCCATTAAACGCAGTGACATAATTTTAGGTAAGTATTTTGGTTACGGATTGATGCTAAGTTCCTACGCACTGGTGCTATTTTCTGGTGTGATGGCCATAAATTACGCTTACAATGCAAATGTCCTATCTCTATTAACCAAACCCCTTCTGGTATACGGAGCTCTGTTATTTGCCCTTCAACCAATGATACTCCTCGGCGTGGCAATGGTCTTCAGTACTCTAACCAGAACACTTACAGCCGGTATTATTTCTTTTACCCTTTACGGGTTAGGCATGGTGGGAGGCTTTTTAGAGCAAATAGGCGGCATGATTTCTAAGTCCAGCCTAATCACGATAGGAATCGTCACCAGCCTGGTAATACCAAGCGATGCCCTGTTTCGAAAGGTAGTAAGTATTATCAACGGAAACCAGGAAAACCCTTTTAGCGCTTTGGCTGCCGCCCCGTTTGGAGTAACCGTCCCGCCCAGCAATGCCATGCTTGTTTATACAGGCATTTACATTTGTGGCTGCATATTACTTTCTATTTATAATTTCAAAAAGAGAGACCTGTAA